The sequence atgagctaataattttttctaaggCTAGTTTATCTTGATATTTAATTGAACATAGTAAAGTTAGTGCATGAAACTGGATCATTGGATTTTTGCTATGAATACATTCACTAACTTCGCTTATCcatttttttacaatatcACATGATGCATtcgaaaataaatttaatccACATAATAAAGCTGAGCAGGAAACAAAAGCATTTTTATCAACAATTGCTGTTTTTAAATACCTTTCAATTTGAGTTGCCATAGAATAATCAATTATTTTACTTAACACTCTTATTGCATTTGCTCTATAACAATCATTTGCTGAATTCATATCTTTTGTTAGTGAACTTGTtacaataaatatttctttttcactAACTGGTaagttttttattaataagtAAACCATCCTTCTTAACCTTTCATTATTTGATTGAAATAATTTTGTtatactaaaaaatatatctgtGCATTCTTGAGATGTTAAACTATCTTCtcctttatttattaaataaagaatttttgttaaaatttgCAAACACTTTTGTGTATTTAATGGATAACTCGAAAAAACTCTTGTTTCTTGCAATATACTTGCCTTATCACCTTCATGAGGATTTAGAAAAGATTTATCATCTTCATATTTTTGATCtttcaataaatttttttgaattttatcttttaatataataggttttaacatttttttttaataaaatcttttgaaaaatacaatgaaaaagaaaaataaatttaatatcaaatatatatatgtatatatacatatatttttcaatataatatatataaaaagtttttttaaaaaaaaattacaataaatataagtaaaaactatatagtaatatatatatatatataattgatatttctatattataataaaaaatatattacaatATGGAAAATATCTACAGGGGTATTTTAAtcaattacaaaaaaaaaaaaaaaaaatacttttattataatagtaataataaaatgaactaaaggaaatatttttacatttagtATTATACACAACTTTATAATTTTGCattattcattatttatttatttttttttttttttgttttaacattttttttttttttaattatatatttttcattattatatattattttatttttttttttttagtagtaaacattatttctaatttttaatattataacattttaatgttattttttttttttcttactaattttttataaagttcTTAATATTTGAAtctatgtattttttaattttttatttcttagcTGTGAATATTCCTCATATgtaacctttttttttatataatttcgtgttattttttatctatttccATATATCATATTTTGAACTTTATTTTCaacgtttttattattttattttatgcatatacctttttttttttttttgtaatttaattttgcataattttaaatataatatttattatatctttatttttttttttaatgatttaaattttaatatatttaacataaattgtagaattttttatcttttgtgaaatgtgtatatatttttttctttatattaaaaaccatgcatatataaataaactatatttttttttttctgttttctaaataattataagaaGGGCAAATAGTTACTCTATTATTTCATATCTTtgtgaaatatatatttgtacaagcttaaaatattagattattatttataaaaatgcaaaaaataattctaaaaTAATGTTTAAGGATCTTAAAAACTAGtgatacatatatatatatattttaatttgaattattaaaaatgtattataCCTTAATCGTATTATAACTTAGATTAGTACTATTAACAgacattaaaaattaaaaaatacaatatttcataaaatttaagtattgaatgtaaaaaaaaaattattcttttatttacataagcatattttatttttttgatataacGTATATGGATAATattctaatttttatttaaatgaataattttttcctttttttttataaaactataatattaaaatagtttttatttattcaaatGTATCAAACCTTTTAAGATTAATTTTGAATTAcaaatatgtattttaagaaaaaaataaaaaaaaaattaataaagcaTTTTATCTAcatatagatatatataataagaaaCGTTGATTAcagataaaaaataagaatacaattcatttaatattttatattatacaaAATTCTATTTGTTATTGCTATATTAAAGATGCTTTTTAGTAGCCTTAAAGATTTattctaataaaaagaacttaagaagatatatttatgtaacaTAGTTTTTTgagtaaatatttattaataaaacattcgttaaaattctttttttgtattcTATTTGATACactttaagaaaataaatcaaaaaaaaaaaaaaaaaatgaaaaataggataaaaatgaaaaatgggataaaaaaaaaaacataaaaaaaaaaattgttataaacaaggataaattaataatatatatatatatatattttatttttcttattttatacaagtaaataagaaaatacattgaaaaaaaagaatataaaaacacaaaaaataaattaaaaaataattttactcttctttttatttctctAATTATATAGTGCATTTTTTAGTTAATTCTTCATACATTTAacttttacatatatatatatatatatatatatatatatatatatatatatatatatatatatgtagacggatatataaataaatgattgcatacttttttttatttatatttaaaataatatttaaatattcattgaataacataaaaagtttaaataaaacataGAAAATGCAAAAAGAAAAGTAATAAGTAAATAAACGTTTAATTATGATTgttgtataaaaatatttataaaaagttattaaataaaacttCATTTTGTGTTTTTATTTcttgtttaaaaaattaatttatttgacattttgtattattttgaCTGAAAATTGTATTTTCctgattttttttcttttgtaaaATGTACTTTTCTCTAGGTGTTAATTTATATTCAGTATTAAATGATTCAACAATATCTTTATTTGAAGAATAGTGTAAATCAAAATCACTGTAATCAAATGTTGAAGAACTTGATGTTTTTGCAAAGTTTTCTTTAATACTTTCATCAAAACAGATAGAAGATTTTGTATaactatttatattatttatatgattaTTCATGTAATGGTATATAGGAGATttgttataattattattattattattattgttgtCTATATATGTATGAgtaataatttcattattttttatttcatcaaaTATTTTTGACTCATCTTTATAATGTAATAAGATATTatgattatttatattattaattattttatgatgtattaaatttttttcatctttttctttattaattgatttatataattttttattttgtaataaTTTCTCGTTTGTAGTAAGATCTTccaataatttattttcatttttctctATTTTAGTTTCCTTagaattaattataaaaggattagcaaattttattaaatgcttttctttttctgttttaatattattgttatcaaaggtttttaataaattcataaaatttactttatcattattatcatcattaCTTATATTAATATCATAAGGAAAATAATCTATCTTAACCTCCCTAAAGTCTCTTGTTTCACAtgatttaaatgaattttttatagatggatcactttttaaataactttttttattcaaaaaaaaattttgttttttattatagaaGGTGCTACTGTCATTTTCGACATTATTAAAACAGTTAactgaatttttattttttgtattattgacaaaattattaataataatatcattAGCATCTGAACAAGCATTACTACTATTTAAGTAATTTGATGAGATTTTGTTATCCGAAGTACAATTTTTGTTACTTTTGTTCGATAAATCAATAGTATTCTTTGAAATAccactttttttaattggtattgaaattaaattttttttatcattatgaTCATTAATAACAATCTCTGTATCAtcctttatataattttcattttgcgattttttttttgttataaataagaaattaCTATTACTATTgttatttgtatatttaatattattatttttttctttatttttatccatatcattaattatatttttatcaatgcTATTATCTTCATTGCTATTCATATCAATGCCAGAACATTTGtcatttctattatttaCTTCTGTATTATTTgcatatttttcataattgtatatattttcattattattaattaatgatttatcattcatttttaattttatatctattttgttattaattaaataatttttggtAGTTATCTTTGGCAATGTTTCtacattatttaatttttcattattatttaagttCTCCATATAatttgtataatttttattattattttttttaaagctaTTATCAATAAgacttttataaatattttgggATTTATTGAAGCAATTTTTTTGCTTAACAGAATTGCATATTCCTTCATTTTTATGTGTACTAATTGAATCATCTGCAGTATCTACTTTTTCTAAATCATCAATACTTTTATCCATTTTTGTGTCAAAAAATATGgaattattcttattttttttttttaatacaatattttcattattgaAATTAGTctctaaattttcattattgtttttttttacttcattACCTTCTGGATCTTCCTTTTGacaagaaaataaattatcagcatttatatgtattttctttctattgaatatttccattttttcCTTTAAGCTAATATCTAAATTTTCTAAGTCATTTTTAAAGTCTCTTTCATTATTCATATCGTTAATACTTATACGAAGTTTGttactatttctttttccATTACCAGTGCTCTTATTTTCACGTATGTAATTAAACTGGctattattatcatcattgtaaaaatatatattattgcTATTTTTTTCGTCCAAGCTGATTTCATATAggttatttaaatttttttttagttttttctttaattcttTTGAGTTTTTAAGCAAAGAATTAATTTCTTCCGAGAAAGAatccttttttttgataGATTTCCTATTCTTTATTGTTGTGTTAACATTAAAATTCTTAGTATATATTTTGATATAATCCtcatcttcattttcttttttcgaTGAATCATCTCTTTGCTTTAATTTGTTCTCTTTTTTTGTATCTTCTAAATCTACTTTTGATTTctcatttattaataatttgtGATCAAATAATCGTTCTTcgcttattttattaattttttctaacaAATCATTTTTCATTAGATCTTTAGatatattcaaatttttCGTTTCaacaaaattaataaatgtatCATCTATTTTACTAGaataatttcttttcatGTGATTTGATGATActtcctctttttttttttgtttttctttattaaataatttagattCTTTTTCATTGAAGTTATtctcttctttatttttatcaatagaaataattaaatcaCTTTTCGGAATAATACAATGATCACTACTATTATTAGTTccctttttattattctt comes from Plasmodium relictum strain SGS1 genome assembly, chromosome: 9 and encodes:
- a CDS encoding serine/threonine protein kinase, putative; protein product: MDLSNNKKSIKTVNNNSKDNNELVEKNYKRNYTKNKKNEEIKIGSNLSVNNDVLQLPSVLHNQIRIVRTNDSCFKDYIVLNNLGKGTYAQVWKVRHKITNEIFAAKLLQPNQFPKESFNRIVEMFTKEIINLAICQCPGVIKLHKVIGGKEGWILIQDYANDGTLWKENLSSNMSEAFLYFIQLLQGMWYIQDMNIVHRDLKPTNILRYDNKRIVIADFGWSEHIDSCNLHPSEWPGTLEINPPEVLRNTGPMTEKIDNYALGMNMILFISGRFVCRQKGIECSKVAQTILKTVHNLRHSKPPSRFRENLKAWDLFVKLTSSNPNERLSLQNVLDHPWVTEMLNNFSLRNSKFLWHEKVKSRWIYLLSNNWNFFKNISSISNSKINKYNEPENVDTSTSKNSNKATVIINGDSQKEKNKYSHSCIKNDYEILFYMMKNNFKSRFNCCSVKKNYQNCKNNGNKTKNNKENQNNIKFDVKKKNNSNSNLDGTSFIEDGKNETFVNSNFTNKKENFLKKNEEIIKSKSDSITNENDNIIYQNENFIQNNKNDFFLYNKKEKHKNSSICEINTQNNNYNDVDKEEEEEEEEEEEEEEDEEEEEEDEEEEEEDEEEEEEDEEDDDDNEANNDEENDNDDALDNNNNKVVYIKNNKKGNKKNNIIQNIQDKCYSNSEIDDFMNYDNKKNYYFNDIEDIKNLLNNISSKNNKKGTNNSSDHCIIPKSDLIISIDKNKEENNFNEKESKLFNKEKQKKKEEVSSNHMKRNYSSKIDDTFINFVETKNLNISKDLMKNDLLEKINKISEERLFDHKLLINEKSKVDLEDTKKENKLKQRDDSSKKENEDEDYIKIYTKNFNVNTTIKNRKSIKKKDSFSEEINSLLKNSKELKKKLKKNLNNLYEISLDEKNSNNIYFYNDDNNSQFNYIRENKSTGNGKRNSNKLRISINDMNNERDFKNDLENLDISLKEKMEIFNRKKIHINADNLFSCQKEDPEGNEVKKNNNENLETNFNNENIVLKKKNKNNSIFFDTKMDKSIDDLEKVDTADDSISTHKNEGICNSVKQKNCFNKSQNIYKSLIDNSFKKNNNKNYTNYMENLNNNEKLNNVETLPKITTKNYLINNKIDIKLKMNDKSLINNNENIYNYEKYANNTEVNNRNDKCSGIDMNSNEDNSIDKNIINDMDKNKEKNNNIKYTNNNSNSNFLFITKKKSQNENYIKDDTEIVINDHNDKKNLISIPIKKSGISKNTIDLSNKSNKNCTSDNKISSNYLNSSNACSDANDIIINNFVNNTKNKNSVNCFNNVENDSSTFYNKKQNFFLNKKSYLKSDPSIKNSFKSCETRDFREVKIDYFPYDINISNDDNNDKVNFMNLLKTFDNNNIKTEKEKHLIKFANPFIINSKETKIEKNENKLLEDLTTNEKLLQNKKLYKSINKEKDEKNLIHHKIINNINNHNILLHYKDESKIFDEIKNNEIITHTYIDNNNNNNNNYNKSPIYHYMNNHINNINSYTKSSICFDESIKENFAKTSSSSTFDYSDFDLHYSSNKDIVESFNTEYKLTPREKYILQKKKNQENTIFSQNNTKCQIN